A genomic region of Streptococcus suis contains the following coding sequences:
- a CDS encoding VirD4-like conjugal transfer protein, CD1115 family, translating into MTSGVKKKAFKPYLFLGFVFFSLAYWIVKLYEVAPDTRSLSDPLAFGRLRWMMQNPLAPIDIKPNLPAILFGFLGFMLAMFLYLRIDRSETFRPGEEHGSAKFATAEELRKFRDEIPDNNMIFSQNAQMGLYNKRLPYTVQLNKNTCNIGTPGDWKTRGLVKPNIMQAVGSFVLMDPKGLTVYEVGHLLENEGYEIKVFDLVNLSNSNQFNVFHYMTDETDIDRVTESLILGTTKSENRGEDFWVQAETLLIRALIGYLYFEGKVLREYEPNIAMVADMLRELKRENPDVPSPVEKMFEALEAKLPNNYAGKQFKLFMANFGGQTLMSVLAVTSARFAVFDHDAVRQMVAVDNMQIETWHTTKTAVFIAIPETDKSYNFIANLMFVTMFRVLPKVADEILQGRHPRFTAKDLLHIRYHLDEFAQLGKLANFVETQASARSREESLNIYLQALNQLKSLYKDDWRTILNNCGAIVYLGTNDEDTMKYFSTRAGKQTLQVRNSSKTYSYQGSSSESIQTIQRDLMTPDEVARIGIEEALVCIAKQNVFLDKKFNLLSHPRADQLADSPEDENWYRYRRYMSDIDEWESNVDKSTVMVSSGHKLEQQSLIWQEVLDTAAAEQEYVQEEVEPEANDQDYFQGLLDQLEKEEAFFR; encoded by the coding sequence ATGACAAGCGGAGTGAAGAAAAAAGCTTTCAAGCCCTATCTCTTTCTGGGATTCGTATTTTTTAGTCTGGCTTACTGGATTGTAAAACTGTATGAAGTAGCTCCAGATACACGCAGTTTATCGGATCCACTGGCCTTTGGTCGACTCCGTTGGATGATGCAAAATCCATTGGCTCCTATCGATATAAAGCCAAATCTCCCAGCAATTTTATTTGGATTTTTAGGCTTTATGCTAGCAATGTTCCTCTATCTAAGGATTGATCGCAGCGAGACCTTTCGCCCAGGAGAAGAACATGGTTCTGCCAAGTTTGCGACTGCTGAAGAACTGAGAAAGTTTCGGGATGAAATCCCTGATAATAACATGATTTTTTCTCAAAACGCCCAAATGGGACTGTATAATAAGCGGCTACCGTACACTGTACAGTTAAACAAGAATACCTGCAATATTGGTACACCTGGAGACTGGAAGACACGTGGCTTGGTGAAACCTAACATTATGCAGGCAGTAGGATCGTTTGTATTGATGGACCCAAAGGGATTGACAGTCTACGAAGTAGGTCACTTGCTAGAGAACGAGGGATATGAAATCAAAGTCTTTGACTTGGTGAACCTCTCAAATTCTAATCAATTCAATGTTTTTCATTATATGACAGATGAAACAGATATTGATCGTGTCACAGAATCCCTTATATTAGGCACAACAAAAAGTGAGAATCGAGGGGAGGACTTCTGGGTACAGGCAGAAACTCTATTGATACGAGCGTTGATTGGCTATTTATACTTTGAAGGTAAGGTCTTAAGGGAATATGAGCCTAACATTGCAATGGTGGCCGATATGTTAAGGGAATTAAAGAGAGAAAATCCTGATGTGCCAAGTCCTGTAGAAAAGATGTTTGAAGCTTTGGAAGCCAAGTTACCGAACAACTACGCTGGCAAACAGTTTAAGCTGTTTATGGCCAACTTTGGCGGTCAGACTTTGATGAGTGTCTTGGCCGTAACCTCTGCTCGATTTGCGGTATTTGATCACGATGCCGTTCGCCAAATGGTGGCTGTAGATAATATGCAGATTGAAACCTGGCACACGACCAAGACAGCAGTGTTTATTGCTATTCCTGAAACGGATAAATCTTATAACTTCATAGCTAATCTCATGTTTGTGACGATGTTTAGGGTGTTGCCTAAGGTAGCAGATGAGATTCTGCAGGGGCGGCATCCAAGGTTTACGGCTAAGGATCTTTTGCATATACGCTACCACCTGGACGAGTTTGCCCAGCTAGGTAAACTCGCAAACTTTGTGGAGACACAGGCCTCTGCTCGTTCACGAGAGGAGTCTCTTAATATCTACCTTCAGGCCCTTAATCAGCTCAAGTCTCTTTATAAAGATGACTGGCGGACTATTCTCAATAACTGTGGAGCAATTGTTTATCTAGGTACAAATGATGAAGATACCATGAAGTATTTTTCCACTAGGGCTGGGAAACAGACTTTGCAGGTGAGGAACAGCTCTAAGACCTACTCGTATCAGGGCTCGTCTAGCGAGAGCATACAAACAATCCAACGTGATTTGATGACTCCGGACGAGGTGGCCAGAATTGGAATTGAAGAAGCCCTGGTCTGCATTGCAAAGCAAAATGTATTTTTGGATAAGAAGTTTAATCTATTGTCACATCCAAGGGCGGATCAATTAGCCGATAGTCCCGAGGATGAAAATTGGTACAGGTACAGACGTTATATGTCTGATATTGACGAATGGGAGTCCAATGTCGACAAGAGCACTGTTATGGTTAGCAGCGGTCATAAGCTAGAACAACAGTCGCTCATTTGGCAAGAGGTACTTGATACAGCTGCTGCAGAGCAGGAGTATGTTCAAGAGGAGGTGGAGCCTGAAGCCAATGACCAGGATTATTTCCAAGGGTTATTGGATCAATTAGAGAAGGAAGAAGCATTTTTTAGATAG
- the ltrA gene encoding group II intron reverse transcriptase/maturase gives MTKPKNDDKLLKRQKLRYAEYYGMTEIFDDLYSKSQNGFNFKNLMNIITSPENILLAYRTIKRNGGSQTEGVDGVTIKDLENLTQEDFISKVQRRFQYYRPRKVRRVEIPKPNGKKRPLGIPSMWDRVAQQCILQVLEPICEAKFYKHSYGFRPLRSADNAIMDCMYRMNKSHMSYVIDVDIKGFFDEVNHTKLMRQIWTLGIRDKQLLVIIRKMLKAPIVLPNGKVSHPTKGTPQGGILSPLLANINLNEFDWWIGRQWEERDCKELVPQYNSKGTRHKSHVYRKLRASTTLKEMYIVRYADDFKIFCRNRNEAERTFKAVKLWLKERLNLPISEEKSQITNLRKKSSEFLGITLKLVSKNNRFVCFSHIAPKAKKRIKHQLKQQMKLIQIKGVKETIIREIQKYNSMVIGIHNYYSMATHVSKDLEEIHYQLYLSFKNRLQAKGLTKIGEYKGKDKGVLPYLQSQNIRYLMGYPILPISYVKTRTLKGRNKNLNRYTPEGRKLIHKQQESVETWKLKWLREHPIINKRATVEYNDNRISLFVAQKGKCAVTGQELDMDDIHCHHKRPWSETKDDSYRNLIIVGRDSHRLIHATNEKAIKNLFQLLNLSNTGLTKLNQLRELVGNPPLLKENLNLE, from the coding sequence ATGACGAAACCAAAAAATGATGACAAACTATTAAAACGTCAAAAACTAAGGTATGCGGAATACTATGGCATGACCGAAATATTTGATGATTTATATTCCAAAAGTCAAAATGGATTCAACTTTAAGAATTTGATGAACATTATCACATCTCCCGAAAATATACTACTCGCATATCGTACCATAAAGCGGAATGGTGGTAGTCAAACCGAGGGAGTAGATGGTGTTACCATTAAAGATTTAGAAAATTTGACCCAAGAAGACTTTATCTCTAAAGTTCAAAGAAGATTTCAATATTATAGACCCAGAAAGGTCAGAAGAGTAGAGATTCCTAAACCAAATGGAAAGAAACGACCACTAGGCATTCCCTCGATGTGGGACAGAGTAGCCCAACAGTGTATTTTACAAGTGTTGGAGCCAATCTGTGAAGCGAAATTTTATAAACACAGTTATGGATTTAGACCCTTAAGGTCGGCTGATAATGCTATTATGGACTGTATGTATCGTATGAATAAAAGTCATATGTCTTATGTCATTGACGTTGATATTAAAGGCTTTTTTGATGAAGTGAATCATACTAAGTTAATGCGTCAAATCTGGACCTTAGGTATCAGGGACAAACAACTTCTAGTGATTATTCGAAAAATGTTAAAAGCACCAATTGTTCTTCCGAATGGAAAAGTGAGCCATCCAACTAAGGGCACACCACAAGGAGGTATCTTATCTCCACTACTTGCCAATATCAATCTTAATGAATTTGATTGGTGGATAGGACGACAATGGGAAGAAAGAGATTGTAAGGAATTAGTTCCTCAATATAATTCCAAGGGAACAAGACACAAGTCACATGTTTATAGAAAGCTGCGAGCTTCAACGACACTAAAAGAGATGTATATTGTTCGATATGCGGATGATTTTAAAATCTTTTGTCGAAATAGGAATGAGGCAGAGCGAACGTTTAAGGCTGTAAAATTGTGGTTAAAAGAGCGACTTAACCTCCCTATTTCAGAGGAAAAATCTCAAATTACCAATCTGAGAAAGAAAAGCAGTGAATTCCTCGGGATTACTTTAAAGTTAGTTTCTAAGAATAATCGCTTTGTTTGCTTCTCTCATATTGCACCAAAAGCCAAGAAACGTATTAAACATCAACTGAAACAACAGATGAAATTGATACAAATTAAAGGTGTTAAAGAAACAATTATTCGTGAAATACAGAAGTATAATAGTATGGTTATCGGTATTCATAACTACTATAGTATGGCAACACATGTGAGTAAGGATTTAGAAGAAATTCATTATCAGCTTTACCTCTCTTTTAAAAATCGATTGCAGGCGAAAGGTCTGACAAAAATAGGAGAATACAAGGGAAAAGATAAAGGGGTTCTCCCTTACCTTCAATCTCAAAATATTCGGTACTTAATGGGTTATCCAATTCTTCCAATTAGCTATGTCAAGACGAGAACACTAAAAGGAAGAAATAAGAATCTGAATAGGTATACTCCTGAGGGGAGAAAATTGATTCATAAACAACAGGAATCTGTGGAAACCTGGAAATTAAAATGGCTGAGAGAACACCCAATTATAAATAAGCGTGCAACTGTTGAATACAATGATAATCGAATTTCTTTATTTGTAGCTCAAAAAGGGAAATGTGCTGTAACCGGTCAGGAATTGGATATGGATGATATTCATTGTCACCATAAGAGACCTTGGTCAGAAACAAAGGATGACTCTTATAGGAACCTTATCATTGTTGGACGAGATAGTCATCGCCTGATTCACGCAACAAATGAGAAGGCTATCAAAAATCTCTTTCAGCTTTTGAATTTGAGTAATACAGGACTGACCAAATTAAATCAGTTGCGTGAACTTGTAGGAAATCCACCATTATTGAAAGAAAATTTGAACTTAGAATAA
- a CDS encoding phage tail tip lysozyme — MNQRFEKWTISRNHEQPVKTIRYLKLETQHELKPKVRVAPSQSQSQHIGTTKSVGKINKVKTWVKERTEYQEVVQERTQEQLASTTQAKPQRAVRTSRYQKQVAKGEYKLAQKNYRLAKSSKDLQLLQASKERLQAARIDYVVAKKVHKGTIKRSGGGKLTKLGQSSYQSGRKGAESVFSEDETLGDIAASRQQMRQIHASVDQGKKMARYSQKVVVDAGKNAYGLANRTYNLARGQGFTRTPVANRWETRLKQATERMKRRLTRGQMKKAKKASQSSVTALKKVVKTVTNLVTNPLRAQTYFIGFGLILVISLFSAGASTTVQQDEFDLNDSWLHLSKRDREKSSEKVDYWTNIDDIIFYMNFRYGSEWSPGSSWNEGFGGKITGFLGFNKYSDALNDIWNHLNDDTANLQQVSDVVGVDSDFEWAKLSDEEWKAYQEQIELTDEVGRYPSYLELENPFYSEDEELSAEPLLVLKRYGYETSDTIYQKSQLKANTGQRLLAPLAGTVTVTGDDLEIATADARFTFVDVAGIRYQTGDTVVPGDEVGSVSTAGFQEISYQKLQRADSEKEADTWTYVNPGFYFASVKYNQTTSVLSDLELSGDMATRVRQAYEYIKKYEPKATLKGAAAMFGNFWTESMLTAKRAEGDYLNPPIGASDSSWDDPNWLSMNGPTIYQGRYPNILRRGLGLGQWTDTGDGAIRHSLLLAYAQSKGKKWYDLELQIDFIFNGDSPYYRETARQILTSEDDLDSLTQRFLVEWEGNSGDKLLERQNNAKQILAFLSTPAGGTGIAAASWDFPEAYRSRVPNPPSTASLTTQQGSGYPVGQCTWYAYNRLVELGSITDLSGAYGYLGDGQNWVQSLVAKGWKRSAVPVVGAVVSTAGGFDGTPAAYGHVAIVGARRF, encoded by the coding sequence ATGAATCAACGATTCGAAAAGTGGACAATTAGTCGTAACCATGAGCAACCAGTTAAAACAATTCGTTATCTGAAGCTGGAAACTCAACATGAGTTGAAACCTAAAGTGAGGGTTGCCCCTTCTCAATCTCAGTCTCAACATATTGGAACAACAAAAAGTGTTGGGAAAATAAATAAGGTGAAGACCTGGGTTAAAGAACGAACAGAGTACCAAGAAGTTGTTCAGGAACGCACTCAAGAACAGCTTGCCTCTACGACACAAGCAAAGCCTCAACGTGCAGTCAGAACTAGCCGTTACCAGAAGCAGGTTGCTAAGGGAGAGTATAAGCTAGCTCAAAAGAACTATAGGTTGGCTAAGTCCTCCAAGGATTTGCAACTCCTACAGGCTTCCAAAGAACGCTTGCAGGCTGCTCGTATTGACTATGTTGTAGCCAAAAAAGTCCACAAAGGCACTATAAAGCGTTCTGGTGGAGGAAAATTAACCAAACTAGGCCAATCAAGTTACCAATCAGGTAGAAAAGGTGCGGAGTCTGTTTTCTCTGAAGACGAAACTCTAGGAGACATTGCAGCTAGCAGGCAACAGATGAGGCAAATCCATGCTAGTGTGGATCAAGGAAAGAAAATGGCTAGGTACTCACAGAAGGTGGTCGTTGATGCAGGAAAGAACGCCTATGGACTAGCGAATCGTACATACAATCTTGCACGTGGCCAAGGTTTTACTAGAACCCCAGTCGCAAATCGTTGGGAAACTAGGCTGAAGCAAGCAACAGAACGCATGAAGCGTCGCTTGACACGTGGGCAAATGAAGAAGGCTAAAAAGGCTAGCCAGAGCTCAGTAACGGCGTTAAAAAAGGTTGTAAAGACTGTGACCAATCTTGTGACGAATCCGCTACGTGCTCAGACCTATTTTATTGGCTTTGGATTGATCCTGGTTATCTCGCTTTTCTCTGCAGGAGCTTCTACCACAGTCCAACAGGATGAATTTGACCTCAACGATTCCTGGTTGCACTTGTCCAAAAGGGATAGGGAAAAGTCTTCAGAAAAGGTCGATTATTGGACCAATATAGATGACATTATTTTCTATATGAATTTTAGATACGGTAGCGAGTGGTCGCCCGGTAGTTCCTGGAATGAGGGCTTTGGAGGGAAAATTACAGGCTTTCTAGGATTTAATAAATACAGTGATGCCCTTAATGATATTTGGAATCACCTCAACGATGACACTGCGAATTTGCAACAAGTCTCAGATGTGGTTGGAGTAGACTCAGATTTTGAATGGGCCAAGTTAAGTGATGAGGAATGGAAAGCATACCAGGAGCAGATTGAACTGACAGATGAGGTTGGACGATATCCAAGTTACCTAGAGCTTGAAAATCCCTTTTACTCAGAAGACGAGGAATTATCTGCAGAGCCCCTCTTGGTTCTTAAACGTTATGGTTACGAGACAAGCGATACCATTTATCAGAAATCACAACTTAAGGCAAATACAGGGCAACGGTTGCTGGCACCACTAGCAGGTACTGTCACAGTGACAGGTGATGATTTGGAGATTGCTACGGCAGATGCTCGCTTCACCTTTGTAGATGTTGCAGGCATTCGCTATCAAACTGGTGACACCGTTGTTCCTGGTGATGAAGTTGGCTCGGTATCGACTGCAGGCTTTCAGGAGATTTCTTATCAGAAGCTACAAAGAGCAGATAGTGAAAAGGAAGCAGATACCTGGACCTATGTTAATCCAGGTTTCTATTTTGCTTCAGTAAAATACAATCAGACTACCAGTGTTTTGTCGGACTTAGAGTTAAGTGGAGACATGGCAACTCGTGTCCGTCAGGCATACGAGTATATCAAGAAATATGAGCCAAAGGCCACGTTAAAAGGGGCTGCCGCTATGTTTGGTAATTTTTGGACAGAGTCCATGCTTACGGCCAAACGAGCAGAAGGTGACTACCTTAATCCTCCAATTGGGGCAAGTGATAGCTCCTGGGATGACCCTAACTGGCTATCGATGAACGGACCCACGATATACCAGGGGCGTTACCCAAATATTCTTAGACGAGGACTGGGATTGGGACAGTGGACGGACACGGGAGATGGAGCAATTCGACACAGCCTCTTACTAGCTTATGCACAAAGCAAAGGTAAGAAGTGGTACGACTTAGAGCTACAGATTGATTTTATCTTCAATGGGGATAGTCCCTATTATCGTGAAACGGCCAGACAGATCCTTACCAGTGAGGATGACCTAGACAGTCTTACTCAGCGGTTCTTAGTTGAATGGGAGGGTAACTCTGGAGATAAACTTCTGGAACGTCAGAATAATGCCAAGCAAATTTTAGCCTTCTTGAGTACCCCAGCAGGAGGAACAGGGATTGCTGCGGCTTCCTGGGACTTCCCAGAAGCCTATCGTAGCCGAGTTCCTAATCCACCCTCGACAGCCTCGCTAACTACTCAACAAGGTAGTGGTTATCCTGTCGGGCAATGTACCTGGTATGCCTACAACCGTTTGGTCGAACTAGGCAGCATCACGGATTTGTCGGGTGCCTATGGCTATCTTGGAGATGGCCAAAATTGGGTACAGTCGCTTGTTGCTAAAGGTTGGAAAAGAAGTGCAGTACCCGTTGTCGGTGCTGTTGTATCAACAGCTGGAGGCTTTGATGGGACACCTGCAGCATACGGGCACGTTGCAATCGTCGGTGCGAGACGTTTCTAA
- a CDS encoding DUF3801 domain-containing protein: MDQEKVSYQIKDVAKLTGDVLLKILIEISDRTADYIKTFESNRHFTGETKWNRLMATSSAKEIKQFHTNEINLERLKTYLADRGIAFAFKEAANGKMDFVFEAKNRAVVEKVFEELMNELTKPDTVKGLNKLLLKTPENMNLQDKLAYYRKQTTLEIAALTKTQSKHQ, encoded by the coding sequence ATGGACCAAGAAAAAGTTAGCTACCAAATCAAGGATGTAGCAAAGTTAACAGGTGATGTACTGTTGAAAATTTTGATCGAGATAAGTGATCGAACTGCTGATTATATCAAAACTTTTGAATCTAATCGGCATTTCACAGGGGAAACCAAGTGGAATCGTCTTATGGCTACGTCTTCGGCCAAGGAAATCAAACAATTCCACACAAATGAAATAAACCTGGAGAGGCTGAAGACCTACCTAGCTGATAGAGGTATTGCCTTTGCCTTCAAAGAGGCAGCCAATGGCAAAATGGACTTTGTCTTTGAGGCGAAAAATAGGGCTGTCGTTGAGAAGGTATTTGAGGAGTTGATGAACGAGTTAACCAAGCCTGATACTGTTAAGGGCTTGAATAAGTTATTGCTGAAGACTCCTGAAAACATGAATCTCCAGGACAAGTTGGCTTATTATCGTAAACAAACTACTTTAGAGATTGCGGCACTGACCAAGACTCAATCAAAGCACCAGTAA